In Halarcobacter bivalviorum, a genomic segment contains:
- the pgeF gene encoding peptidoglycan editing factor PgeF, with product MSKIEYFFTDKNDGNLAYHVNDDKDNVDKNRKNLEEKYNIKIENLFYMNQVHGNNVELIDENSNRVIDSCDGIITASKNLTLMVMVADCIPILFMDRKKDVIAAVHAGRNSTFQKIAPLTVEKMIKNFSCKKEDIEVIMGPAINRCCYEVNEELKSIVENSFSKEFIFGNNIDLQGINKMLLNDIGVRNISISNTCTKCSGKPYFSYRVDKKCGRFAGLITIK from the coding sequence AAATGATGGTAATTTAGCTTACCATGTAAATGATGATAAAGATAATGTTGATAAAAACAGAAAGAATTTAGAAGAAAAATATAATATTAAAATTGAAAATCTATTTTATATGAATCAAGTACATGGGAATAATGTAGAGCTTATAGATGAAAACTCAAATAGGGTTATAGATAGTTGTGATGGAATTATAACTGCTTCAAAAAACTTAACACTTATGGTAATGGTTGCAGATTGTATACCTATTTTATTTATGGATAGAAAAAAAGATGTAATTGCAGCTGTACATGCAGGAAGAAACTCTACTTTTCAAAAGATTGCTCCTCTTACTGTAGAGAAGATGATTAAAAACTTCTCTTGTAAGAAAGAGGATATTGAAGTAATAATGGGACCAGCTATAAATAGATGTTGCTATGAAGTGAATGAAGAGTTAAAAAGTATTGTTGAAAATAGTTTTTCAAAGGAGTTTATTTTTGGTAACAATATTGATTTACAAGGTATAAATAAAATGTTACTAAATGATATAGGAGTAAGAAATATAAGTATATCTAATACATGTACTAAGTGTTCAGGTAAACCATATTTCTCATATAGAGTGGATAAAAAGTGTGGTAGGTTTGCTGGTCTAATTACCATCAAGTAG
- a CDS encoding malic enzyme-like NAD(P)-binding protein produces the protein MSVKVTKTEALDYHRVPNPGKVAISTTTELNTQRDLSLAYSPGVAYPCEEIKLNPELAYEYTSKRNLVAVISNGTAVLGLGDIGALASKPVMEGKAVLFKKFAAVDSFDIEIDATDVDKFCEAVKAISPTFGGINLEDIKAPECFEIEKRLIEELNIPVMHDDQHGTAIITTAALMNASEMMNKNVEEMKVVVVGAGASAIACSTMYKELGVKNLIMCDSKGVIHKERTDLNKYKKDFMVDEVMTMEDAFTDADMVLGLSRPGTFTKEHIALMSEEPIIFTLANPTPELFPEEVKEVRPKAIVGTGRSDFPNQVNNVLGFPFIFRGALDVQTRKINMTMKMAAAKAIADLAKEPLADELKKEFGDLTFGREYIIPVPFDKRLFIEVSSAVANAAVETGVARVKEFDLESYKDKLSKMI, from the coding sequence ATGAGTGTAAAAGTAACTAAGACAGAAGCATTAGACTATCATAGAGTGCCAAATCCGGGGAAAGTGGCAATTTCTACGACAACTGAGTTAAATACTCAAAGAGATTTATCTTTAGCATATTCACCAGGAGTAGCTTATCCTTGTGAAGAGATTAAGTTAAATCCAGAATTAGCATATGAATATACTTCAAAAAGAAATCTTGTAGCAGTAATTTCAAATGGTACAGCTGTACTAGGACTAGGTGACATTGGTGCCCTAGCTTCAAAGCCAGTAATGGAAGGTAAAGCTGTATTATTTAAAAAGTTTGCTGCAGTTGATTCATTTGATATTGAAATTGATGCAACTGATGTTGATAAATTTTGTGAAGCTGTAAAAGCTATCTCTCCTACATTTGGAGGAATCAATTTAGAAGATATTAAAGCACCTGAGTGTTTTGAGATTGAAAAAAGATTAATTGAAGAGCTAAATATTCCTGTAATGCATGATGATCAACATGGTACAGCTATTATTACTACAGCTGCACTTATGAATGCAAGTGAAATGATGAATAAAAATGTAGAAGAGATGAAAGTAGTTGTTGTTGGTGCTGGGGCTTCAGCAATTGCTTGTTCTACTATGTATAAAGAGTTAGGTGTAAAAAATCTAATTATGTGTGATTCAAAAGGTGTTATCCACAAAGAAAGAACTGATTTAAATAAATATAAAAAAGATTTTATGGTTGATGAAGTTATGACAATGGAAGATGCTTTTACTGATGCAGATATGGTTTTAGGTCTATCTAGACCTGGAACTTTTACAAAAGAGCATATTGCTTTAATGAGTGAAGAACCAATTATTTTTACTTTAGCTAATCCAACTCCTGAATTATTTCCAGAAGAAGTAAAAGAAGTAAGACCAAAAGCAATTGTTGGTACAGGAAGAAGTGATTTTCCTAATCAAGTGAACAATGTACTTGGTTTCCCTTTTATTTTTAGAGGTGCATTAGATGTACAAACTAGAAAAATTAATATGACTATGAAAATGGCAGCAGCTAAAGCAATCGCAGATTTAGCAAAAGAGCCTCTTGCAGATGAACTTAAAAAAGAGTTTGGAGATTTAACTTTTGGTAGAGAGTATATTATTCCAGTACCATTTGATAAAAGACTTTTCATTGAAGTTTCTAGTGCAGTTGCAAATGCAGCAGTAGAAACTGGTGTTGCAAGAGTAAAAGAATTTGATTTAGAAAGTTACAAAGATAAACTATCTAAAATGATTTAA
- the purU gene encoding formyltetrahydrofolate deformylase — MKEYILLIDTHDSKGLVYNVSKILFANNLNIETNAEFVDKDTNKFFMRTVISGDVNPNLLLKELNEALPKDSTIKLNQKSKKDIVILATKESHVLGDLLIRYIDGELDANIKAVIANHEYLRDLVEKFDIPFHCISADDMERETHEDLVIEKIQEYTPELIVLAKYMRILTPKFVKTFPKQVLNIHHSFLPAFIGANPYKQAHHRGVKIIGATAHYVTDDLDEGPIIFQDVVNVDHSYSWQDMRRAGRNVEKIVLSNALQLLLEDRVFVYENKTVIL, encoded by the coding sequence ATGAAAGAATATATACTTTTAATTGATACTCATGACTCTAAGGGACTTGTATACAATGTCTCTAAAATCCTTTTTGCAAATAACTTAAATATTGAAACAAATGCTGAATTTGTTGATAAAGATACAAATAAATTTTTTATGAGAACTGTTATTTCAGGAGATGTAAATCCTAATTTACTTCTTAAAGAGCTAAATGAAGCTTTACCAAAAGATTCAACAATTAAATTAAATCAAAAATCTAAAAAAGATATTGTTATTTTAGCAACAAAAGAGTCTCATGTATTAGGAGATTTACTTATTAGATATATTGATGGTGAGTTAGATGCAAATATAAAAGCAGTAATTGCAAATCATGAGTATTTAAGAGATTTAGTTGAGAAGTTTGATATTCCTTTTCATTGTATTAGTGCAGATGATATGGAAAGAGAGACTCATGAGGATTTAGTTATTGAAAAAATTCAAGAGTATACTCCAGAGTTAATTGTACTTGCTAAATATATGAGAATTTTAACTCCTAAGTTTGTAAAAACTTTTCCTAAACAAGTATTAAATATTCATCACTCATTTTTACCAGCATTTATTGGAGCTAATCCATATAAACAAGCACACCATAGAGGTGTAAAAATTATTGGAGCTACTGCACACTATGTAACTGATGATTTAGATGAAGGTCCAATTATTTTTCAAGATGTTGTAAATGTTGACCATTCTTATTCTTGGCAAGATATGAGAAGAGCAGGTAGAAATGTTGAAAAAATTGTATTATCAAATGCTTTACAGCTTTTATTAGAAGATAGAGTATTTGTTTATGAAAATAAAACGGTAATTTTATAA
- a CDS encoding tRNA (cytidine(34)-2'-O)-methyltransferase, translating to MFNIVLHEPRIPGNVGTIGRLAFALNCKLHLIKPYGFGEITEKEVRRAGLDYWFDLEVYEYENIEAFWAKHPLNERHFLATTKTDKLYFEAEYEADDYFYFGREDAGLPEDILNKHKEGCITIPMTNNARSLNIANSVSIVAYEALKQNFGQFRKDFS from the coding sequence ATGTTTAATATTGTACTTCACGAACCAAGAATTCCAGGAAATGTAGGAACAATAGGAAGACTTGCTTTTGCTTTAAACTGTAAACTTCATCTTATAAAACCATATGGTTTTGGTGAAATTACAGAAAAAGAAGTAAGACGTGCAGGACTTGATTATTGGTTTGATTTAGAAGTTTATGAATATGAAAATATTGAAGCTTTTTGGGCAAAGCACCCTTTAAATGAGAGACATTTTCTAGCTACTACAAAAACAGATAAACTATATTTTGAAGCAGAATATGAAGCTGATGATTATTTTTACTTTGGAAGAGAAGATGCAGGACTTCCTGAAGATATTTTAAATAAGCATAAAGAGGGTTGTATTACAATTCCAATGACAAATAATGCAAGAAGTTTAAATATCGCAAACTCTGTATCAATCGTAGCTTATGAAGCTTTAAAACAAAACTTTGGGCAGTTTAGAAAAGATTTTTCTTAA
- a CDS encoding Na/Pi cotransporter family protein yields MVKKTLIISILLIIAYFVISEDNIKIILSGIAIFLIGMHFMEDGFKLFSGGTLEKILEKFTSTNARALTTGFITTSIVQSSSLISVIVISFLSVELISLAKGIAIIFGANLGSTTTAWIVSSFGLNLKISIYAMPMIIFGVIFRFSKNSTYVGLGNILLGLGFIFLGISYMKEGFDTLKDSIDLAAYSVGGYLGIFIYILIGAIATVVIQSSSATMAIIITALAGANILYIDALALAIGANVGTTVTAVIGSLTSNENGKRLAFAHFVFNIFTGLLAVVLIYTLRDLVEFLSPMLGIAADNYTMKLALFHTLFNLLGIIVLYPFISKIVTLAEKLISDKYKKSSKPLYLAQANIKIPYNAMVSIQKETIRLYDNAQKAILHALSVHTSQLNTKEDIAKVVNQNSKIDTNLDDIYQKELKSLYSDIIEYALISQQNMNQEQSKYVTDLKIISNLIIKTLKDTRDIQKNVNFYLNSKNEYIKEEYRFIKEELVTFIFEVNELKKDFESDSETDELEVSTQIQVDKERLQKLDVIHNGRIDSLIKDEKITSKMATSIINDTSTAYTICTNLLNIANVMFIRDKNLRELGELDEVK; encoded by the coding sequence ATGGTTAAAAAAACGTTAATTATCTCAATTTTGCTTATCATAGCATATTTTGTTATTTCTGAAGATAACATAAAAATCATTCTTTCTGGTATCGCGATTTTCCTAATTGGTATGCACTTTATGGAAGATGGCTTTAAACTTTTTTCTGGTGGAACTTTAGAAAAGATCTTAGAAAAGTTTACTAGCACAAATGCAAGAGCACTTACAACAGGTTTTATTACAACTTCAATAGTACAAAGTTCTTCATTAATATCTGTTATAGTAATCTCTTTTTTATCTGTAGAACTTATTTCGCTAGCGAAAGGTATTGCTATAATCTTTGGTGCAAACCTAGGTAGTACAACAACTGCTTGGATTGTCTCTTCTTTTGGATTAAATCTAAAAATCTCTATTTATGCAATGCCAATGATTATCTTTGGTGTAATCTTTAGATTTTCTAAAAATAGTACTTATGTAGGTTTAGGGAATATTCTTTTAGGTTTAGGATTTATCTTCCTTGGTATTTCATATATGAAAGAAGGGTTTGATACTTTAAAAGATTCTATTGATTTAGCAGCTTATTCAGTAGGTGGTTATTTAGGGATTTTTATTTATATTTTAATTGGTGCTATTGCAACAGTAGTAATACAATCAAGTAGTGCCACAATGGCAATCATTATTACAGCACTTGCTGGTGCAAATATTTTATATATCGATGCTTTAGCTCTTGCAATTGGAGCAAATGTTGGTACAACGGTAACTGCTGTAATTGGGTCTTTAACTTCAAATGAAAATGGAAAAAGACTTGCTTTTGCTCACTTTGTATTTAATATCTTCACAGGTTTACTTGCTGTTGTATTAATCTATACATTAAGAGATTTAGTTGAATTTTTATCTCCAATGTTAGGCATTGCGGCAGATAACTATACTATGAAGTTAGCACTATTTCATACTCTATTCAATCTTCTTGGTATTATTGTTTTATATCCTTTTATCTCAAAGATTGTAACTCTTGCAGAAAAACTTATAAGTGATAAATATAAAAAGAGTTCAAAACCTCTTTATCTTGCACAAGCAAATATCAAAATACCATACAATGCAATGGTTTCAATTCAAAAAGAGACTATTAGATTATATGACAATGCACAAAAAGCAATTCTTCATGCTTTATCTGTACATACAAGTCAACTAAATACAAAAGAAGATATTGCAAAAGTAGTAAACCAAAACTCTAAAATTGATACAAACTTAGATGATATCTATCAAAAAGAGTTAAAATCTTTATATAGTGATATTATTGAGTATGCTCTTATTTCTCAACAAAATATGAATCAAGAACAAAGTAAATATGTAACAGATTTAAAAATTATCTCTAATCTAATAATTAAAACACTAAAAGATACAAGAGACATTCAAAAAAATGTAAACTTCTATTTAAATAGTAAAAATGAGTATATTAAAGAAGAGTATAGATTTATTAAAGAAGAGTTAGTTACTTTTATTTTTGAAGTAAATGAATTAAAAAAAGATTTTGAAAGTGATAGTGAAACTGATGAATTAGAAGTTTCTACTCAAATTCAAGTTGATAAAGAGAGATTACAAAAACTAGATGTAATTCATAATGGAAGAATAGATTCTTTAATTAAAGATGAAAAAATCACTTCAAAAATGGCTACTTCAATTATAAATGATACATCAACAGCATATACTATTTGTACAAACCTTTTAAATATTGCCAATGTAATGTTTATTAGAGATAAAAACCTAAGAGAACTAGGAGAATTAGATGAAGTTAAGTAA
- a CDS encoding response regulator transcription factor has product MLKILILEDDELFLETLEDFLSDEGFEVKCAIDGEEVLDYCFEEKYDLYLLDINVPKISGIELLKRLREANDTTPTIYLTSHKDKDMLTKGFLSGCDDYLKKPVDLDELLLRINSLLKRSGKFKEEIFLKDELVFDVKNRRLLKAKEDLNLTSKVIDLLELFLEKKDCIVTKEMIISRLWNYNEDYSEGSIRVYINNLKKIFGKDTIKNLKGIGYKFEL; this is encoded by the coding sequence TTGTTAAAGATACTAATTTTAGAAGATGATGAACTATTTTTAGAGACCTTAGAAGATTTTTTAAGTGATGAAGGTTTTGAAGTAAAGTGTGCAATTGATGGAGAAGAAGTACTAGATTATTGTTTTGAAGAAAAGTATGATTTATATTTACTTGATATTAATGTTCCTAAAATAAGTGGAATAGAGCTATTAAAAAGATTAAGAGAAGCAAATGATACTACCCCAACTATTTATCTAACTTCACACAAAGATAAAGATATGCTTACAAAAGGTTTTTTAAGTGGTTGTGATGATTATTTAAAAAAACCTGTAGATTTAGATGAACTTCTTTTAAGAATAAACTCTTTATTAAAAAGAAGTGGAAAGTTTAAAGAAGAGATTTTTTTAAAAGATGAGTTAGTTTTTGATGTAAAAAATAGAAGGCTTTTAAAGGCAAAAGAGGATTTAAACCTTACTAGTAAAGTAATTGATTTATTAGAACTTTTTTTAGAGAAAAAAGATTGTATCGTTACAAAAGAGATGATTATTAGTAGATTATGGAACTATAATGAAGATTATAGTGAAGGCTCAATTCGTGTTTATATCAATAATTTAAAAAAGATATTTGGAAAAGATACAATTAAAAATCTAAAAGGAATAGGGTACAAATTTGAACTTTAA
- a CDS encoding sensor histidine kinase, translating to MNFKKRNFLITNSIVIVFVLLLSLFLNYYLTSFFGLNQNTFLFITITVLFFGLVLYLLLSKSIFEPLFKSDENLQKTVKETLHELNIPISTINLNTQMLEKKISDEKTLKRLNRIKKASDDLLKLYENMEYQIKKEIDKIDIVEFSLKNIINDSLEKFADIKRDIKIEVNLENDILLKSDINGFEKTIDNLLSNALKYNLEKEGIVKITLEETYLTFYNTGKEIDTKNLFIVFDKYFQENNSSDGFGLGLSMVKEFCDKNLITIKIEPSKQGNKFILNLKNIVSQK from the coding sequence TTGAACTTTAAAAAAAGAAATTTTCTTATTACAAACTCTATTGTAATAGTTTTTGTACTTCTATTATCACTATTTTTAAATTACTACTTAACCTCATTTTTTGGTCTAAATCAAAATACTTTTTTATTTATTACTATTACTGTTTTATTTTTTGGATTAGTTTTATATTTACTTCTTAGTAAATCAATTTTTGAACCTCTATTTAAAAGTGATGAAAATTTGCAAAAAACGGTAAAAGAGACACTTCATGAACTTAATATTCCAATCTCAACTATTAATTTAAATACTCAAATGCTTGAAAAAAAAATAAGTGATGAAAAGACTTTAAAGAGATTAAATAGGATTAAGAAAGCTTCAGATGATTTACTTAAGCTTTATGAAAATATGGAGTACCAAATAAAAAAAGAGATTGATAAAATAGATATTGTAGAGTTTAGTTTAAAAAATATTATAAATGATAGTTTAGAAAAATTTGCAGATATAAAAAGAGATATAAAAATAGAAGTAAATTTAGAAAATGATATTTTACTTAAAAGTGATATTAATGGTTTTGAAAAAACTATTGATAACTTATTATCAAATGCATTGAAATATAATCTTGAGAAAGAAGGAATTGTAAAAATTACATTAGAAGAGACTTATCTTACTTTTTATAATACAGGCAAAGAGATAGATACAAAGAATTTATTTATTGTATTTGATAAATATTTTCAAGAAAACAATAGTAGTGATGGCTTTGGTTTAGGGCTTTCAATGGTAAAAGAATTTTGTGATAAGAATCTAATTACTATTAAAATTGAACCTTCAAAACAAGGAAATAAATTTATTTTAAATTTAAAAAATATAGTATCACAAAAGTAA
- a CDS encoding TonB-dependent receptor translates to MKIRLSLITSIILATSSFSNEVVELEKMSVTATKVQTASKDVSQSIAIVDEKEIADKNILNIQEAIDHIPGVQAESSSNSQSPRLIIRGAGLKARYGVREIMVMKDGVPMTDPDSFTRFDYIDMQDVEAIEVQKGPGSINASNTTGGVIQLITKSVFKEDKNSIKVGAGNDNQRNLNFKLRNAFDDSNFMSFSFSSRKNDNSWRENNEFDSTQGSLKYGHIFSDDSTFETELSYTESNVNLPASMTLDEFEEFKASGTQEDTSSQWQHSARDSKILSLNAKYEKEVGNITYKPRFYFNKWEHFHPVTGMINDSDDNKVYGTDLELNFKHSLFSNDAMFVAGLTAKRDKTNDSKKYTYEDYSTKTQMTWMGPVSKIEQTLSNDKGDLAGIENSDTKLYGLYVMERFKPIEDLSIDISARVDKLKFDIDGNELIKYDYSKENYATGKGEYSLQKDFTLSSAKLGLNYSLTDNTNIYTSVAKANQAPTGSELQSADDDGIDLEKTNSINYEIGLKSRTKTYAYDMALYQNNVEDEIIQVKNANGDTIYSNAGETKKIGFEVSGIYNINKYISFGANYAYSKFKFKTFEEQVRGTTESRDGNILPYIPKHQYSLFTTLNLDNGLKARLSTKTWGSYYMDNANTEKYEGYKFVTDLMLGYEKKDHSLQLNIKNLTNKYYAMEASKDVYGNETYKAAAPRSFMITYVYKF, encoded by the coding sequence TTGAAAATCAGATTATCATTAATCACTTCAATTATTTTAGCAACTTCATCTTTTTCAAATGAAGTTGTAGAATTAGAAAAAATGTCAGTAACTGCTACAAAAGTACAAACAGCCTCAAAAGATGTTTCTCAATCAATTGCTATTGTTGATGAAAAAGAGATAGCAGATAAAAATATTTTAAATATTCAAGAAGCTATTGACCATATTCCAGGTGTACAAGCTGAATCATCAAGTAATTCTCAAAGTCCTAGATTAATCATAAGAGGAGCTGGTCTTAAAGCAAGATATGGTGTAAGAGAGATTATGGTTATGAAAGATGGGGTTCCTATGACTGACCCTGATTCTTTTACAAGATTTGATTATATTGATATGCAAGATGTAGAAGCAATTGAAGTTCAAAAAGGTCCTGGTTCTATTAATGCTTCAAATACTACAGGTGGAGTAATTCAATTAATTACAAAATCTGTATTTAAAGAAGATAAAAATAGTATAAAAGTGGGAGCAGGGAATGATAATCAAAGAAATCTAAATTTTAAACTTAGAAATGCTTTTGATGATTCTAACTTTATGTCTTTCTCTTTTTCTTCAAGAAAAAATGATAATAGCTGGAGAGAAAATAATGAGTTTGATTCAACACAAGGAAGTTTAAAATATGGACATATCTTTAGTGATGATTCAACTTTTGAAACAGAACTTTCATATACTGAATCAAATGTAAATCTACCAGCTTCAATGACTTTAGATGAATTTGAAGAGTTTAAAGCAAGTGGAACACAAGAAGATACAAGTAGTCAATGGCAACATAGTGCAAGAGACTCTAAAATCTTATCTTTAAATGCAAAATATGAAAAAGAAGTAGGAAATATTACTTATAAACCAAGATTTTACTTTAATAAATGGGAACACTTTCACCCTGTAACTGGAATGATTAATGATAGTGATGATAATAAAGTTTATGGTACTGATTTAGAGTTAAATTTTAAACATTCTCTTTTCTCAAATGATGCAATGTTTGTAGCTGGTCTTACTGCAAAAAGAGATAAAACAAATGATTCAAAAAAATATACATATGAAGATTATAGTACAAAAACGCAAATGACTTGGATGGGTCCAGTTTCAAAGATTGAACAAACACTATCAAATGATAAAGGTGATTTAGCTGGAATTGAAAATAGTGATACAAAACTTTATGGCCTTTATGTAATGGAAAGATTTAAACCTATTGAAGATTTATCTATTGATATTAGTGCAAGAGTTGATAAATTAAAATTTGATATTGATGGAAATGAATTAATTAAATATGATTATAGTAAAGAAAATTATGCTACTGGAAAAGGTGAATACTCTTTACAAAAAGATTTTACTTTAAGTTCTGCAAAATTAGGACTAAATTATAGTTTAACTGATAATACAAATATTTATACTTCTGTTGCAAAAGCAAATCAAGCTCCTACAGGAAGTGAGTTACAAAGTGCAGATGATGATGGAATTGATTTAGAAAAAACAAATAGTATTAATTATGAGATTGGGTTAAAATCAAGAACAAAAACATATGCTTATGATATGGCTTTATATCAAAACAATGTAGAAGATGAAATCATTCAAGTAAAAAATGCAAATGGTGATACTATCTATAGTAATGCAGGTGAAACAAAGAAAATAGGTTTTGAAGTAAGTGGTATTTACAATATAAATAAATATATTTCATTTGGAGCAAATTATGCTTATAGTAAATTCAAATTTAAGACTTTTGAAGAGCAAGTAAGAGGTACTACAGAATCAAGAGATGGAAATATTTTACCATATATTCCAAAACATCAATACTCTTTATTTACAACACTTAATTTAGATAATGGTTTAAAAGCAAGACTAAGTACTAAAACTTGGGGAAGTTATTATATGGATAATGCAAATACTGAAAAGTATGAAGGATACAAGTTTGTAACAGATTTAATGTTAGGTTATGAGAAAAAAGATCATTCCCTTCAATTAAATATTAAAAACTTAACAAACAAATATTATGCAATGGAAGCAAGCAAAGATGTTTATGGAAATGAAACATATAAAGCAGCCGCTCCAAGAAGTTTTATGATTACATATGTATATAAATTTTAG
- a CDS encoding 4Fe-4S binding protein: MVEKINREKSDIYGIPVLGFLFKNPRFLFILKLSVFALFLYAMTYGFINNSTDNLFTKGIFWNLFWPFFMVITLGTFGRIFCGICPHGFIGKYLTKWGLNKKMPKFLANPFIGLLVLFFAWWLVYYMYPSFYKTPVSTALVFLVLTIIAIITFFVFEKMAYCKSLCPIGAVTNAFSKVGFTKLETYKDACSSCKTFDCAKACSYDLKPFTFEKKNSMADCTLCMDCASSCEAVAFKVTKPSSSLFKKFKPRKADVWALILLTGAISITMGFHHALGRSAIVEEFIWTKTARYFESFINFGTIDTIGLFAFSYAILFVIITSVVGMFVASRILKVDYEKTFYTLGYAFAPLFIIGGLSHVVEFFFLHYASNIVNGFVQAFSLNINYMEPLATRKDSWLHIFKMFNHLAYIWAFIIMIGRIKLLESTTFRKVVAFPFASALIIFYMGLNFYTGYIFKTYGAQKRGGHNHMQQQKQANHSSLNIIIIKENKG, encoded by the coding sequence ATGGTAGAAAAAATAAATAGAGAAAAAAGTGATATCTATGGTATACCAGTTTTAGGGTTTTTATTTAAAAACCCTAGATTTTTATTTATTTTAAAACTATCAGTTTTTGCACTGTTTTTATATGCAATGACTTATGGTTTTATAAATAATTCAACTGATAATTTATTTACAAAAGGTATTTTCTGGAATCTTTTTTGGCCATTTTTTATGGTTATAACTTTAGGAACATTTGGAAGAATTTTTTGTGGAATTTGTCCCCATGGATTTATTGGTAAATATCTTACAAAATGGGGACTAAATAAAAAGATGCCAAAGTTTTTAGCTAATCCTTTTATAGGTTTATTAGTTTTATTCTTTGCTTGGTGGCTTGTGTATTATATGTACCCATCTTTTTATAAAACACCAGTATCAACCGCTCTAGTTTTTTTAGTTTTAACTATTATTGCAATTATTACTTTTTTTGTTTTTGAAAAAATGGCATATTGTAAATCTCTTTGTCCTATAGGTGCTGTTACAAATGCTTTTTCAAAAGTAGGTTTTACAAAACTAGAAACATACAAAGACGCCTGTAGTTCATGTAAAACATTTGATTGTGCTAAGGCTTGTTCTTATGATTTAAAACCTTTCACTTTTGAAAAGAAAAACTCTATGGCAGATTGTACTTTATGTATGGATTGTGCTAGTTCTTGTGAAGCAGTAGCTTTTAAAGTTACAAAACCTTCATCTTCATTATTTAAAAAATTTAAACCAAGAAAAGCTGATGTTTGGGCACTAATCCTTCTAACAGGTGCAATCTCTATTACTATGGGATTTCATCATGCTTTAGGAAGAAGTGCAATTGTAGAAGAGTTTATTTGGACTAAAACAGCAAGATATTTTGAGAGTTTTATAAACTTTGGAACTATTGATACAATAGGTCTTTTTGCTTTTTCATATGCAATACTTTTTGTAATAATTACAAGTGTAGTAGGAATGTTTGTAGCTTCAAGGATTTTAAAAGTTGATTATGAAAAAACATTTTATACTTTAGGTTATGCTTTTGCACCTCTATTTATCATTGGTGGTTTATCTCATGTTGTTGAGTTTTTCTTTTTACATTATGCTTCAAATATAGTAAATGGATTTGTTCAAGCTTTCTCTTTAAATATAAATTATATGGAACCACTTGCTACAAGAAAGGACTCTTGGTTACATATTTTCAAAATGTTTAATCATCTTGCTTATATCTGGGCTTTTATTATTATGATAGGAAGAATTAAACTTTTAGAGTCAACAACTTTTAGAAAAGTAGTTGCTTTTCCTTTTGCCTCAGCTCTTATAATCTTTTATATGGGTTTAAATTTTTATACTGGTTATATTTTTAAAACATATGGTGCTCAAAAAAGAGGAGGGCATAATCATATGCAGCAACAAAAACAAGCAAATCATTCCTCTTTGAATATTATTATCATAAAAGAGAATAAGGGGTAA
- the exbB gene encoding TonB-system energizer ExbB: protein MNIETLKILVDYGVISVLIFMSFIAFMLFIERLLFYRKLDVNSFESKKRLDVALTKNLTFIGTIASNSPYIGLLGTVLAIMLTFMTMSEGDIEATKIMASLALALKATAIGLVVAIISMIFYNILSRYAEVLESKYED, encoded by the coding sequence ATGAATATTGAAACATTAAAGATTTTAGTAGATTATGGGGTAATTTCTGTACTTATTTTTATGAGCTTTATTGCCTTTATGCTTTTTATTGAGAGATTACTTTTTTATAGAAAACTTGATGTAAATAGTTTTGAGTCAAAAAAAAGATTAGATGTTGCCTTAACAAAAAATCTTACTTTCATAGGAACAATCGCTTCAAACTCTCCTTATATAGGATTATTAGGAACAGTATTAGCAATAATGCTTACTTTTATGACAATGAGTGAAGGGGATATAGAAGCTACAAAGATAATGGCTTCTTTAGCCCTTGCACTAAAAGCTACGGCAATAGGTTTAGTTGTAGCAATTATTTCAATGATTTTTTATAATATTTTATCAAGATATGCAGAAGTTTTAGAGAGTAAATATGAAGATTAA